The Lycium ferocissimum isolate CSIRO_LF1 chromosome 1, AGI_CSIRO_Lferr_CH_V1, whole genome shotgun sequence genome includes a region encoding these proteins:
- the LOC132061865 gene encoding cell wall / vacuolar inhibitor of fructosidase 1-like — MCYTPQKMIFLMFFLFHYTSADLTHDVCKQTRDYNLCIETLKTDVYSSGADAKGLARIMIQVARKKAVHNLVYVRKLMIQNPQNPDFKQCLQVCYDDYHLIVTAFIPNALKSLSSSSPFDAAVSVLHSADQVSNCQETNCVKLSSNLNDKCNEYADFTQLVVDVIRTV, encoded by the coding sequence ATGTGCTATACACCacagaaaatgatttttcttatgTTCTTCCTTTTCCATTACACATCTGCAGATTTAACACACGATGTGTGCAAGCAGACAAGGGACTATAATTTGTGTATCGAAACTCTTAAGACAGACGTTTACAGCTCTGGCGCCGATGCCAAAGGTCTAGCACGTATCATGATTCAAGTTGCACGAAAAAAGGCCGTTCACAATCTTGTCTATGTAAGGAAATTGATGATTCAAAATCCTCAAAATCCAGATTTCAAGCAATGCCTTCAAGTTTGCTATGATGACTATCATCTGATAGTTACTGCTTTCATCCCAAATGCACTTAAAAGCTTGTCCTCGAGCTCGCCCTTCGATGCAGCTGTATCCGTCTTGCATTCTGCTGACCAAGTATCGAATTGTCAAGAAACTAATTGTGTGAAGTTGTCCTCGAATTTGAACGATAAGTGTAACGAGTATGCCGATTTCACTCAACTAGTTGTAGATGTAATAAGAACTGTCTAA